Genomic segment of Orenia marismortui DSM 5156:
TTAAAATCAATGCTTAGCCCATTCACTTAACCACCACCATTATAGCTATATTAAAGCCTTTTACATTAATTTGTAATTAATTTGTAATAATCCTCTATTCTTTTATCTATCGTAATATTTAATTCATTGCTTATAATATCTTTATATTCTCTATAAGTTTCAATTGCAAAATTCCTTAAACCCAATTTATAGTAAGACTTAATCTTATGAAAATATGCATCTTCATAATAATTATCAATATCTAAGATCTTATCTGCAATTTTAATAGTCTTTCTATACTTATCCCCTTTACAATAGTAAAGCAATAACTCACTACAGATATTCAAAAATAATATCTTTAACCTATCTCTTTCTTGATTTACGAAATCAAGGTGCAAACAATCCCTAATATAATCTCCTTTATAAAGGTCAATAGCCCTTTGATAATAACTAATCCTAACTATCTCCTCTTTGCAAGATCTTCCCCTGCTTATAAATTCTTCAAATAATTCAACATCATAACTATACCTAAAACTATTATTTAATCCATAATAACTACCATTACTTTCAATAAAATAACTATCTTGATCCGATTCTCTCTCTGGTTCTAAGACCTTATTTAGTGAATTTAAGGTAACATAAAAGATATTTTCAGCATCTTCTTGAGCCTTATTAGGCCAGAGTAAAGAAGAGATCTGATTACGATGGATCATCGAGTTTGAATTAACTAACAATAATTCAAACAATTCCTTGGCTTTTTTTCTTTTCCATTGACTTTCTTTAACCTCTTCTCTTCCACGATATAATTTTAAACCACCAAAGGATTCTATCTTTAATCCATAGCCAGGAGATTCTTCTATACCTTTGGCATCAATCTTTTCTAATAATTGATTAATATAATCTACCTCTAAATTAAACTTTCTTCCTGCTAATAATAGTGGAAGTAATAAGTTAGGATCTCTAACCCCAAATAAAGTAGCTCTCAAAAAGATGTTATCATAGCCTTCTTCTTTTGCAAGCTTAAGAGCTTTTTGAAAAACATCTTTAAAAACTTTAATATTATCACTTTTATACTCTGATAAAGCTGACCATAATAAAGCATAGAAGAGATGAATTTTACTATTTATAATTTTAGCAACATTAATACTCTTCTTAAAAAATATCTTTGCTTTCTTAAAATCATTCTTGAAATATAAATTAACTCCCATACATCTCAAAAATGTACACTTCCCTAAATTATTATTATTATCAAAACTGTCCTTTAAACCTTTAGCAGCATATTTTAAACCATCTTCTATAATACCATAAAATGCTTCCCATAAACTTAATTTATATAATAACTGAAATCTAAACCAAGGAATACCGAAAGATAATTTATCTAATTTTTCTATTAAAGATAAATACTTATTCTTTACTATATTTAAATCATAAAAATCTAAAAATTCACTAATATTTAATAGAAAATAATCTTTTAAACTCTTAATAACTAAATTATCTGATCTTATACCCTCTAAAATATACTTTTCTGCTTTTAATATCTCTCCTGTTGATAAAAAATAAAATATAGGAACAAAATAAGTATATAAGAAAACACAGCTAAAATCATCTATTTCTAAGTCTAGAAAAGCAGTGTCTAAAGCGATAAATTTTCCTTTAATTGCATTGAGATGTATCTTAGCTTCAAAGTGAAAACTATGATCATGATCTAATGATTTTAATACTTCCTTTGCTTTGTTGACCTTGCCATTATAAATATAATAACCAGCCTTATAAGAAAGAAATTTCTTCTCCTGAGACTGGCTAAAGTGATCTTTATAATTATCTAGTTTATCTAAATATCCTTTTAACTTATTTGATGTAAAGAATATATAATATTTAGCCAGCCTAAATATTATTTCAATTCTTTCTTCAAGCTCAACAGAGTTATTTTCTGCTTTTTGATAACTTTTTAAAGCAAGCTTAATTCTTCCTTTATTAAATAATAAATCACCTTTATAAATGTATAGGATAGGATACTTATTAAAAATATCTTCAGATAAAAATTCTAAAACTTTCTCTAGAAAATCTAATTTTTGCTTAAAGAATTCTTCTTTAACTTGCAATAACTCAACAAGGTCCTCTTCTCGCTCTAATCTCATACTATGATAGATTAATTTCTCTAAATTATCTTCCTTAAGATAAATATCCTTAGCCTTAATATGTAGATCTTGCTCGTTATAACTATTAACAAAGTAATTTTCTAAAAAAGAATGAAAAATATTATGATATCGATATTCTCCTTGCTCTATTCTTTCAATAAAACAACCCTTATCAATTAACTCTTCTAATAATTGTTGACTATTATTTATTTCTAAAAGTTGATTGCATATTCTAACATCCAAGTCTTTTAAAACCCTAGTCTTACTTAAAAAATCATTGTAGACAGCTTCTTCCTCTAAATCATCTACTAAGTCATATTGAAAATAATCAAAAATTAATTTTGAGGTGTTCTTATTAAAGCAGTCTTCAAAATCCTCACCTTTCTTAAGCCTTCTTGCTACTAAATCTATTGCTGCTATCCAACCTTCTGCCCACTTATTTAGCTTTTTTAGCTTATTGGCCGATAAAAGAAGATTATAGGTACTAGCCAAAAAATTCTCTACTTCTTGATTATTTAATAGAAAATCTTCTTCTTTAACCTCAAATAACTTTCCAACTACCTTCCAATAACTCAATTTAGCTAAAGGAACCTTCTTTCTACTCACCACTACTAGATGAAAAGATGCTGGTAAAGCTTCTATAAATTTACCTAATAATTTTAATATATTTTCATTTGCCGAAACTTTATCAAAATTATCAATCACAAAAATACTTTGATCAATAAATTCTTTATCAATCAAAGTATTTAATAATTTAAGTAATCTATCTAAGCTAAGCTTTTCTTTGTTAAATTTTTGAATCAGATTATTTAGTTTCTCTCTTTGATGACTATTATTATATTTTAAGCACTCTAAGATATTAAGACAAAAATTAATTTCATCTACATTATCTTCTTTAATACTATAATAATAAAGTTCTTGATCCCAATTCTTTTCTAAATAATCCAATAAAGTAGTTGTCTTTCCAGTACCTAATCTCCCTCTAATAATTGTAATTGGAAATTCTTTAATAAAGCTATACTTCAACCATAGTTTTTTATTCTTCCATACCTTATTCTTAATCTTAGGTAATATATATTGTGACTTCAAAATTAATTTATTGTCTATCAAATTATACCTCCTACTTTTATTAGCAAATTATATCTTTAACCAGACACAATTCTATCAGCTTAGAATAAATATATTAATTACGTTAGTAAGCCATTAACTATCAAAGCTTTATAATATCATATCTAATAGTTCTTTAATATTAACTTCTAGAGCACTAGCAATTAATTTTAAAGAATTTATTGTGGGATTACGTTGGTCTTTTTCTAGAGAACTAATATAGGATTGTGATAAATTTGATCTTTCAGCCAAGTCTTTCTGAGTCAAAGCATTTTCTTTCCTTAATAATCTGATTTTACTACCAATACTTCTATATCTTGAAATTTTTTCCTTGATATCTTCTTCAATCTCTATACTGTCAAAATTATTTATAATATCTGTAATATCCATGGCAGCAGTTGTGGCACCAATTATTTCGCCTTGATTATTAATAATTGGGTCTGCTATTATTTTGTAAGAAATATCTCCCCTACTTAACGGAAATTTAATAACTGCTATCTCTCTAGTTCCAGTTTCAATAACTCTTCTCTTCAACTCTTGTAATTTAAAGCTTCCTGGATTAGGATCAATCTCATAATCAGTCTTCCCTATTACCTCCTTTGCAGAAAAATCTGGATAGGGATTGAAAATCCATGTATATCTAAGTTCTTTATCGACTCTGGCTAAGATAATTTCTTTATTTTTCAATATTTCTTTATAACTCATATTATTCCTTTAACTCCTTCTACATTATTATTAAATCATTTGTTGTATCTCTTAATAAATTTTATACTTTCTATTCTTATTAGTTATTTATTAGTTACTATAAAGGAGCAACTTTCAAACCACTTAATGTAAATGA
This window contains:
- a CDS encoding BTAD domain-containing putative transcriptional regulator: MIDNKLILKSQYILPKIKNKVWKNKKLWLKYSFIKEFPITIIRGRLGTGKTTTLLDYLEKNWDQELYYYSIKEDNVDEINFCLNILECLKYNNSHQREKLNNLIQKFNKEKLSLDRLLKLLNTLIDKEFIDQSIFVIDNFDKVSANENILKLLGKFIEALPASFHLVVVSRKKVPLAKLSYWKVVGKLFEVKEEDFLLNNQEVENFLASTYNLLLSANKLKKLNKWAEGWIAAIDLVARRLKKGEDFEDCFNKNTSKLIFDYFQYDLVDDLEEEAVYNDFLSKTRVLKDLDVRICNQLLEINNSQQLLEELIDKGCFIERIEQGEYRYHNIFHSFLENYFVNSYNEQDLHIKAKDIYLKEDNLEKLIYHSMRLEREEDLVELLQVKEEFFKQKLDFLEKVLEFLSEDIFNKYPILYIYKGDLLFNKGRIKLALKSYQKAENNSVELEERIEIIFRLAKYYIFFTSNKLKGYLDKLDNYKDHFSQSQEKKFLSYKAGYYIYNGKVNKAKEVLKSLDHDHSFHFEAKIHLNAIKGKFIALDTAFLDLEIDDFSCVFLYTYFVPIFYFLSTGEILKAEKYILEGIRSDNLVIKSLKDYFLLNISEFLDFYDLNIVKNKYLSLIEKLDKLSFGIPWFRFQLLYKLSLWEAFYGIIEDGLKYAAKGLKDSFDNNNNLGKCTFLRCMGVNLYFKNDFKKAKIFFKKSINVAKIINSKIHLFYALLWSALSEYKSDNIKVFKDVFQKALKLAKEEGYDNIFLRATLFGVRDPNLLLPLLLAGRKFNLEVDYINQLLEKIDAKGIEESPGYGLKIESFGGLKLYRGREEVKESQWKRKKAKELFELLLVNSNSMIHRNQISSLLWPNKAQEDAENIFYVTLNSLNKVLEPERESDQDSYFIESNGSYYGLNNSFRYSYDVELFEEFISRGRSCKEEIVRISYYQRAIDLYKGDYIRDCLHLDFVNQERDRLKILFLNICSELLLYYCKGDKYRKTIKIADKILDIDNYYEDAYFHKIKSYYKLGLRNFAIETYREYKDIISNELNITIDKRIEDYYKLITN
- a CDS encoding helix-turn-helix domain-containing protein, which codes for MSYKEILKNKEIILARVDKELRYTWIFNPYPDFSAKEVIGKTDYEIDPNPGSFKLQELKRRVIETGTREIAVIKFPLSRGDISYKIIADPIINNQGEIIGATTAAMDITDIINNFDSIEIEEDIKEKISRYRSIGSKIRLLRKENALTQKDLAERSNLSQSYISSLEKDQRNPTINSLKLIASALEVNIKELLDMIL